In Streptomyces sp. NBC_01381, a genomic segment contains:
- a CDS encoding biotin transporter BioY, with protein MSIAAVSSRPGQVLADLLPASRAKDAAFVIGGAALTGIAAQIAVPVPGSPVPVTGQTFAALLVGTALGARRGFLSLAVYALVGMAGMPWFAQAGSGVAAPSLGYVLGMLLAATVVGALARRGGDRSVLRTAGTMVLGSAIIYAVGVPYLAAATGMSLTQAVAAGLTPFLIGDAVKAALAMGALPTAWKFLNR; from the coding sequence ATGAGCATCGCCGCCGTCTCTTCCCGTCCCGGCCAGGTCCTCGCGGACCTGCTCCCCGCGTCCCGCGCGAAGGACGCGGCCTTCGTCATCGGCGGCGCCGCCCTCACCGGCATCGCGGCCCAGATCGCCGTGCCCGTACCGGGCTCCCCCGTGCCGGTGACGGGACAGACCTTCGCCGCGCTCCTCGTCGGCACCGCCCTCGGCGCCCGCCGCGGCTTCCTCTCCCTCGCGGTGTACGCCCTCGTCGGCATGGCCGGCATGCCGTGGTTCGCGCAGGCCGGTTCCGGCGTCGCGGCGCCGTCCCTCGGCTACGTCCTCGGCATGCTGCTCGCCGCGACCGTGGTCGGCGCCCTCGCCCGCCGCGGCGGCGACCGTTCCGTGCTGCGCACCGCGGGGACGATGGTGCTCGGCTCGGCGATCATCTACGCCGTCGGCGTCCCGTACCTGGCCGCCGCGACCGGCATGTCGCTGACCCAGGCCGTCGCCGCCGGGCTCACGCCCTTCCTGATCGGCGACGCCGTCAAGGCCGCGCTCGCGATGGGTGCGCTGCCCACGGCGTGGAAGTTCCTCAACCGGTAG